Proteins found in one Pseudoxanthomonas sp. SL93 genomic segment:
- a CDS encoding DUF192 domain-containing protein produces MPVSRLTLFALTLLVSGCASASGPWVEIGGERFTVEIADDDAERARGLMFRDTLADGTGMLFIHESESPQAYWMKNTRIPLDILYFDDDRKLVSQQRGVPPCSAGNNCPSYPSDQPARYVLELNAGEAARLKLEDGAELTFGKGIPPVR; encoded by the coding sequence ATGCCCGTTTCCCGCCTGACCCTCTTCGCGCTGACCCTGCTGGTGAGCGGCTGTGCCAGCGCCAGCGGGCCGTGGGTGGAAATCGGCGGCGAGCGCTTCACTGTCGAGATCGCCGATGATGACGCCGAGCGTGCACGCGGCCTGATGTTCCGCGACACGCTGGCCGATGGCACCGGCATGCTGTTCATCCACGAAAGCGAGTCGCCGCAGGCGTACTGGATGAAGAACACCCGCATTCCGCTGGACATCCTGTACTTCGACGACGACCGCAAACTGGTGTCGCAGCAACGCGGCGTGCCGCCCTGCTCGGCCGGCAACAACTGCCCTTCCTACCCCAGTGACCAGCCGGCCCGCTACGTGCTGGAACTGAATGCCGGCGAAGCCGCCCGGCTCAAGCTGGAAGATGGCGCCGAACTGACCTTCGGCAAGGGCATTCCACCCGTCCGCTGA
- a CDS encoding SirB1 family protein translates to MGDRLTLPDWNALAVLADDTVPLLETSLLIARDEYPRLDPDLYDTLAQSYAEHLRHEIDSIDAWPLKMAAINRHLFEELGYTGNHDEYYDPRNSYMNQVFERRLGNPVSLAMVQMEVARRLGVPLDGVSFPGHFLVRLPVDDGLLVMDPFNGGRPLGVDELRERAKPHLGGDIPDDNALLHILNPASNRAILVRTLRNLHGVYAEREEWDRAARSADRVLKLSPDQPDALRDRGLSYLKMDYQAGARQDLARYLHLAPDAADAASVREQLVDISASRAPRMH, encoded by the coding sequence ATGGGGGATCGACTGACATTGCCGGATTGGAATGCGTTGGCCGTCCTGGCCGACGATACCGTGCCGCTGCTGGAAACCTCGCTGCTGATCGCCCGCGACGAGTATCCCCGGCTCGACCCCGACCTGTACGACACGCTGGCGCAGAGCTATGCCGAACACCTGCGCCACGAGATCGACAGCATCGACGCATGGCCGTTGAAGATGGCGGCGATCAATCGCCATCTTTTCGAAGAGCTGGGCTATACCGGCAACCACGACGAGTACTACGACCCGCGCAACAGCTACATGAACCAGGTGTTCGAGCGCCGCCTGGGCAACCCCGTCTCGCTGGCGATGGTGCAGATGGAAGTCGCCCGCCGGCTGGGGGTGCCGCTGGATGGCGTTTCCTTCCCCGGCCACTTCCTGGTGCGCCTGCCGGTGGACGATGGGCTGCTGGTGATGGATCCGTTCAATGGCGGTCGTCCGCTGGGCGTTGACGAGCTGCGCGAACGCGCCAAGCCGCACCTGGGCGGCGACATCCCCGACGACAACGCACTGCTGCACATCCTCAACCCCGCCTCGAACCGGGCCATCCTGGTGCGCACGCTGCGCAACCTGCACGGCGTGTATGCCGAGCGCGAGGAATGGGACCGCGCCGCGCGCAGCGCCGACCGCGTGCTGAAACTGTCGCCCGACCAGCCCGATGCCCTGCGCGACCGCGGCCTGTCCTACCTGAAGATGGATTACCAGGCCGGCGCGCGCCAGGACCTGGCCCGCTATCTGCATCTCGCCCCGGATGCCGCCGACGCGGCCAGCGTGCGCGAGCAGCTGGTGGACATCAGCGCGTCCCGCGCTCCGCGGATGCATTGA
- a CDS encoding rubredoxin produces the protein MTDATATIFRTWMCVVCGFIYDEAAGLPEEGIAPGTRWDDIPDSWTCPDCGVGKDDFEMVVLD, from the coding sequence ATGACCGACGCCACTGCCACCATCTTCCGCACCTGGATGTGCGTGGTCTGCGGGTTCATCTATGACGAAGCGGCCGGGTTGCCGGAGGAAGGCATCGCCCCGGGCACGCGCTGGGACGACATCCCCGACAGCTGGACCTGCCCCGACTGCGGCGTGGGCAAGGACGATTTCGAGATGGTGGTGCTGGACTGA
- the thiE gene encoding thiamine phosphate synthase, whose translation MNPVPPLIGAPRGLYLITPDEPDTDRLLARVRPLLATGVTWLQYRQKTADDALRHAQAAALQAACTGAGVPLIINDDVALARAVGAAGVHLGEDDGDIAAARAALGPQAIVGASCYDELARAQQAVASGASYVAFGAFFPTQSKQTTRRATPGLLAQAASLGVPRVAIGGITPDNMGPLVAAGADLIAVIGGVFEAADPVAAAQSYRKGFGGT comes from the coding sequence ATGAATCCCGTCCCGCCGCTGATCGGCGCCCCGCGCGGCCTGTATCTGATCACGCCCGACGAACCCGATACCGACCGCCTGCTGGCGCGGGTGCGGCCGCTGCTGGCCACCGGCGTGACCTGGCTGCAGTACCGGCAGAAGACCGCGGACGATGCCCTGCGCCACGCGCAGGCCGCTGCCCTGCAGGCGGCGTGCACGGGCGCCGGCGTCCCGCTGATCATCAACGACGACGTGGCGCTGGCGCGCGCGGTCGGTGCGGCAGGCGTGCACCTGGGCGAAGACGATGGCGATATCGCCGCCGCCCGCGCGGCGCTGGGCCCGCAGGCCATCGTCGGGGCCTCCTGCTACGACGAACTGGCGCGCGCGCAGCAGGCGGTGGCCAGCGGCGCCAGCTATGTGGCATTCGGTGCCTTCTTCCCGACCCAAAGCAAGCAGACCACCCGTCGCGCCACGCCGGGCCTGCTCGCGCAGGCCGCATCGCTGGGGGTGCCGCGGGTGGCGATAGGCGGCATAACCCCGGACAATATGGGTCCGCTGGTCGCGGCCGGTGCGGACCTGATCGCCGTCATTGGCGGTGTGTTCGAGGCCGCCGATCCCGTCGCCGCCGCACAGTCTTACCGAAAAGGCTTTGGCGGCACCTGA
- the hemL gene encoding glutamate-1-semialdehyde 2,1-aminomutase, producing MNHDQSHALFTRAQELLPGGVNSPVRAFKSVGGEPFFVQRADGAWLHDVDGNRYIDYVGSWGPMIVGHNHPTVRDAVQAAIQNGLSFGAPCPAEVTMAETITRLVPSCEMVRMVNSGTEATLSAIRLARGATGRNRIVKFEGCYHGHGDSFLVKAGSGMLTLGVPTSPGVPAGLSELTLTLSYNDFDGATAMFEQYGGEIACLIIEPVVGNANCLPPREGYLQHLRALCTQHGALLIFDEVMTGFRVALGGAQAHYGITPDLTTFGKIIGGGMPVGAYGGRRDLMRQIAPAGPIYQAGTLSGNPVAMAAGLAMLELIQAPGFHDGLAAATATLCEGMEAAAREASVPLTTTRVGAMFGLFFTDQQVDTYAQAVACDTAAFNRFFHAMLERGVYLAPSAFEAGFMSSAHTPEVIEATIAAAREAFKVVAAG from the coding sequence ATGAACCACGACCAGTCCCACGCTCTGTTCACCCGCGCCCAGGAACTTCTCCCCGGCGGCGTCAATTCGCCGGTGCGCGCGTTCAAGTCGGTGGGCGGCGAACCGTTCTTCGTGCAGCGCGCCGATGGCGCCTGGCTGCATGACGTGGATGGCAACCGCTACATCGACTACGTGGGCTCGTGGGGTCCGATGATCGTCGGCCACAACCATCCGACCGTACGTGACGCGGTGCAGGCGGCGATCCAGAACGGCCTGTCGTTCGGCGCGCCCTGCCCGGCCGAAGTGACGATGGCCGAAACGATCACGCGGCTGGTGCCTTCGTGCGAGATGGTGCGCATGGTCAATTCCGGCACCGAAGCCACGCTGTCGGCGATCCGCCTGGCGCGCGGCGCGACCGGGCGCAACCGCATCGTCAAGTTCGAAGGCTGCTACCACGGCCACGGCGATTCGTTCCTGGTGAAGGCCGGCAGCGGCATGCTGACGCTGGGCGTGCCGACCTCGCCCGGCGTGCCAGCCGGCCTGAGCGAGCTCACGCTGACACTGAGCTACAACGATTTCGACGGCGCCACCGCGATGTTCGAGCAGTACGGCGGCGAGATCGCCTGCCTGATCATCGAACCCGTGGTCGGCAACGCCAACTGCCTGCCGCCGCGCGAAGGCTACCTGCAGCACCTGCGCGCCCTGTGCACGCAGCACGGCGCGCTGCTGATCTTCGACGAAGTGATGACCGGCTTCCGCGTAGCGCTGGGCGGCGCGCAGGCGCACTACGGCATCACGCCCGACCTGACCACCTTCGGCAAGATCATCGGCGGCGGCATGCCGGTGGGTGCCTACGGTGGCCGCCGCGACCTGATGCGGCAGATCGCGCCCGCTGGCCCGATCTACCAGGCCGGCACGCTGAGCGGCAACCCGGTGGCCATGGCCGCCGGGCTGGCGATGCTGGAGCTCATCCAGGCCCCAGGTTTCCACGATGGCCTCGCTGCGGCGACCGCGACGCTGTGCGAAGGCATGGAAGCCGCCGCACGCGAGGCCAGCGTTCCGTTGACCACGACCCGCGTGGGCGCGATGTTCGGCCTGTTCTTCACCGACCAGCAGGTCGACACCTATGCACAGGCGGTCGCCTGCGACACGGCGGCATTCAATCGCTTCTTCCACGCGATGCTGGAGCGCGGCGTCTACCTGGCACCGTCGGCATTCGAGGCCGGATTCATGTCCAGCGCGCATACGCCCGAGGTCATCGAAGCGACGATCGCCGCCGCCCGCGAGGCCTTCAAGGTGGTCGCGGCTGGATGA
- a CDS encoding HAD-IA family hydrolase has product MKPRIHQVLFDFDGVLAQYRHEVRIAHLAAHAGCPHERVREVLFVSGLETEYDSGAIDTAAYLGRLGGGLGAPVDEDTWLASRMAGSTAIDGVLERIAVLHPDLVLGVLTNNGVLMTHAIPRIVAPMAARIEGRVLTSGGLRMRKPAPATFGRALEVLGWDAGSTLFVDDMFTNVQGARDAGLHAETVTDARSFGKALKRYVFGPQIGW; this is encoded by the coding sequence ATGAAGCCGCGCATCCACCAGGTGCTGTTCGATTTCGACGGCGTCCTGGCCCAGTACCGGCACGAGGTGCGGATCGCACACCTCGCCGCGCATGCAGGTTGCCCGCATGAGCGCGTGCGCGAGGTGCTGTTCGTGTCGGGGCTGGAAACGGAATACGACAGCGGCGCGATCGATACCGCGGCCTATCTTGGCCGGCTGGGCGGCGGACTGGGTGCACCGGTCGACGAAGATACCTGGCTGGCCTCGCGGATGGCCGGCAGCACCGCCATCGACGGCGTGCTGGAGCGTATCGCCGTGCTGCACCCCGATCTCGTCCTTGGCGTGCTGACCAACAACGGCGTGCTGATGACGCACGCGATCCCCCGCATCGTCGCGCCGATGGCGGCCCGCATCGAAGGTCGCGTGCTGACCAGTGGCGGCCTGCGGATGCGCAAGCCGGCGCCGGCGACGTTCGGGCGGGCGCTTGAGGTGCTGGGCTGGGACGCCGGCAGCACGCTGTTCGTCGACGACATGTTCACCAACGTGCAGGGCGCGCGCGACGCCGGCCTGCACGCCGAAACCGTCACCGATGCGCGCAGCTTCGGCAAGGCGCTGAAACGCTACGTGTTCGGCCCGCAGATAGGCTGGTAG
- a CDS encoding acetylornithine transaminase → MSSTPTVDLLANGQRYYLPVYRPRELVLERGQGARVWDSEGREFVDLSAGIAVCGLGHNDPDLVAALTEQAGKLWHTSNVFYSEPPLRLAEELVTASRFAERVFLCNSGAEANEAAIKLVRKWAAAQGRAPDQRVIVTFRGSFHGRTLATVTATAQPKYQEGYEPLPAGFRYVDFNDLTQLEIAMSCGDVAAVMLEPVQGEGGVMPAASGFLSAVRELCDHHGALLVLDEIQAGMGRTGTLFAHWQDGVKPDIVTLAKALGGGFPVGAMLAGPKVAEVMQFGAHGTTFGGNPLAAAVARVALRKLASPAIANNVARQSAALRKGLDEINAELGLFAQVRGRGLMLGAVLKPSHAGRAGEVLDLAAAQGLLLLQAGPDVLRFVPALNITDEELAEGLKRLKAALRAFAA, encoded by the coding sequence ATGAGCAGCACGCCCACCGTCGACCTGCTGGCCAACGGCCAGCGCTACTACCTCCCGGTATACCGTCCACGCGAACTGGTGCTGGAGCGCGGGCAGGGTGCACGCGTGTGGGACAGCGAGGGCCGCGAGTTCGTCGACCTGTCGGCCGGCATCGCCGTGTGCGGGCTGGGCCACAACGACCCGGACCTGGTCGCGGCGCTGACCGAGCAGGCCGGCAAGCTCTGGCATACCAGCAACGTTTTCTACAGCGAGCCGCCGCTGCGCCTGGCCGAGGAACTGGTCACCGCGTCGCGCTTCGCCGAACGGGTTTTCCTGTGCAATTCCGGCGCCGAAGCCAACGAGGCGGCGATCAAGCTGGTGCGCAAGTGGGCGGCCGCGCAGGGCCGCGCGCCGGACCAGCGCGTCATCGTGACCTTCCGTGGCAGTTTCCATGGGCGCACGCTGGCCACGGTCACCGCCACCGCGCAGCCCAAGTACCAGGAAGGCTACGAGCCGCTGCCGGCGGGTTTCCGTTACGTCGACTTCAACGACCTGACCCAGCTCGAAATCGCGATGTCCTGCGGCGACGTGGCCGCGGTGATGCTGGAGCCGGTGCAGGGCGAGGGTGGCGTGATGCCGGCGGCTTCCGGGTTCCTCAGTGCCGTGCGCGAACTGTGCGACCACCATGGCGCATTGCTGGTGCTGGACGAGATCCAGGCCGGCATGGGCCGCACCGGCACGCTGTTCGCGCATTGGCAGGATGGCGTGAAGCCGGACATCGTGACGCTGGCGAAGGCGCTGGGTGGCGGTTTCCCGGTTGGCGCGATGCTGGCCGGCCCGAAAGTGGCTGAAGTGATGCAGTTCGGCGCGCACGGCACGACCTTCGGCGGCAATCCGCTGGCCGCGGCGGTCGCGCGGGTAGCGCTGCGCAAACTCGCATCGCCGGCGATCGCCAACAACGTCGCGCGCCAGTCCGCCGCGCTGCGGAAAGGCCTGGACGAGATCAATGCCGAACTTGGCCTGTTCGCGCAGGTGCGCGGCCGCGGACTGATGCTCGGCGCCGTGCTGAAGCCGTCGCATGCCGGCCGCGCCGGCGAGGTGCTGGACCTGGCGGCGGCACAGGGACTGCTGCTGCTGCAGGCCGGCCCCGACGTGCTGCGTTTCGTGCCGGCCCTGAACATCACCGACGAAGAACTCGCCGAAGGCCTGAAGCGGCTCAAGGCAGCGTTGCGGGCGTTCGCCGCCTAA
- a CDS encoding ion transporter, protein MRLFSDPQLNPAAEHGWRRRWFDIIYRHDTPPARNFDLVLVVAILASVGVIMLDSVAAFHARHARVLYALEWGFTLLFTLEYLLRLATVRRPLRYALSIWGVIDLLSILPTYLSLLVPGSQSLLVVRILRILRLFRILKLTRYVEESGILLGALWRSRRKILLFFSSVMTLVVIFGAVMYVVEGPENGFASIPTSMYWAIVTMATVGFGDIAPQTPLGRAITSVLILIGYSIIAVPTGIYTAELATSLRDASHDRGPLDRRGCPECGREGHDADAVHCRDCGKRLPAPMS, encoded by the coding sequence ATGCGCCTGTTCTCCGATCCACAACTCAATCCAGCGGCGGAACACGGCTGGCGGCGGCGCTGGTTCGACATCATCTACCGCCACGACACCCCGCCCGCGCGCAACTTCGACCTCGTCCTGGTGGTCGCCATCCTGGCCAGCGTGGGCGTGATCATGCTGGACAGCGTGGCGGCCTTCCATGCACGCCACGCCCGCGTGCTGTACGCGCTGGAATGGGGTTTCACCCTGTTGTTCACGCTGGAGTACCTGCTGCGCCTGGCCACCGTCCGGCGACCACTGCGCTACGCGCTGAGCATCTGGGGCGTGATCGACCTGCTGTCGATCCTGCCGACCTATCTTTCGCTGCTGGTGCCCGGCAGCCAGAGCCTGCTGGTGGTACGCATCCTGCGCATCCTGCGGCTGTTCCGCATCCTCAAGCTGACCCGCTACGTGGAAGAAAGCGGGATCCTGCTGGGCGCCCTCTGGCGCAGCCGGCGCAAGATCCTGCTGTTCTTCAGCAGCGTCATGACGCTGGTCGTCATCTTCGGGGCGGTGATGTATGTCGTCGAAGGTCCAGAGAACGGCTTCGCCAGCATCCCCACCAGCATGTACTGGGCCATCGTCACCATGGCGACGGTGGGTTTCGGGGACATCGCGCCGCAGACCCCGCTCGGCCGCGCCATCACCTCGGTACTCATCCTGATCGGCTACAGCATCATCGCCGTACCGACCGGCATCTACACGGCGGAACTGGCCACCAGCCTGCGCGATGCCTCGCACGACCGGGGTCCGCTGGACCGCCGCGGTTGCCCGGAGTGTGGACGGGAGGGCCATGATGCCGATGCCGTGCATTGCCGCGACTGCGGAAAACGGCTGCCCGCCCCCATGAGCTGA
- a CDS encoding cysteine hydrolase family protein: MNLALVVIDVQRELFEPAPAPADADTVVAHINQLSEKAREAGVPVIFVQHERAGDLEPDSDGWALHPALAVKEGDHRIRKATPDSFLRTGLDEVLSFCGVEGVVLCGYATEFCVDTTTRSAAAHGYHVVLASDAHTTHDKPHATAAQIRSHHNATLPAIRSFGPTIRALPTAEIAFGA; the protein is encoded by the coding sequence ATGAACCTCGCCCTGGTCGTGATCGATGTGCAGCGTGAGCTGTTCGAGCCTGCGCCCGCGCCGGCGGATGCCGATACCGTGGTGGCGCACATCAACCAGTTGTCGGAAAAGGCCCGCGAAGCGGGCGTGCCGGTGATCTTCGTGCAGCATGAGCGCGCGGGTGACCTGGAGCCGGACAGCGACGGCTGGGCGCTGCATCCGGCGCTTGCGGTGAAGGAAGGCGACCACCGCATCCGCAAGGCCACGCCCGATTCCTTCCTGCGCACGGGGCTGGACGAGGTGCTGTCGTTCTGTGGCGTGGAAGGCGTGGTGCTGTGCGGCTACGCCACCGAATTCTGCGTGGACACCACCACCCGCAGCGCCGCCGCGCACGGTTACCACGTGGTGCTGGCCTCCGATGCGCACACCACGCACGACAAGCCGCATGCCACGGCTGCGCAGATCCGTTCGCACCACAACGCCACGCTGCCGGCCATCCGCAGCTTCGGCCCCACCATCCGCGCGCTGCCCACGGCCGAGATCGCCTTCGGCGCCTGA
- a CDS encoding VOC family protein, protein MKYLHAMLRVHDLDATARFFTAGLGLTETRRMENAQGRFTLVYFGAPANPEAEIELTYNWPPEDGAPAEDYGSARNFGHLAFEVDDIYAICAHLQSQGITINRPPRDGRMAFVRTPDLISVELLQKGERLPPQEPWLSMPNTGSW, encoded by the coding sequence ATGAAATATCTGCATGCGATGCTCCGCGTCCACGACCTGGACGCAACCGCCCGGTTCTTCACCGCAGGGCTGGGACTGACCGAAACGCGGCGCATGGAAAACGCGCAGGGACGGTTCACCCTGGTCTACTTCGGCGCCCCGGCCAATCCCGAGGCGGAGATCGAACTGACCTACAACTGGCCGCCGGAAGACGGCGCGCCCGCCGAGGACTACGGCAGCGCACGCAACTTCGGCCATCTGGCGTTCGAGGTCGACGACATCTACGCGATCTGCGCGCATCTGCAATCGCAGGGCATCACCATCAACCGCCCGCCGCGCGATGGCCGCATGGCGTTCGTGCGCACGCCGGACCTGATCTCCGTCGAACTTCTGCAGAAAGGTGAACGGTTGCCACCGCAGGAGCCTTGGCTTTCGATGCCGAATACGGGAAGCTGGTGA
- a CDS encoding DoxX family protein: protein MRSSDVPARQALAFIRMALAVLLFIHGVARVLADGVTPFGAFLDARGFPFGLGIAWFVTVFELVAAPVFASGRWVMPIALVFSAIYACGIWLVHAPAGWFVVGLGRNGVEYSVLIIACLLANAWAHRPRASVTT from the coding sequence ATGCGGTCATCCGACGTTCCGGCGCGCCAGGCGCTCGCCTTCATCCGCATGGCGCTGGCCGTGCTGCTCTTCATCCATGGCGTGGCACGCGTGCTGGCCGATGGGGTGACGCCGTTCGGTGCATTCCTGGATGCGCGCGGGTTTCCGTTCGGCCTGGGCATCGCGTGGTTCGTCACCGTGTTCGAACTGGTGGCGGCGCCCGTGTTCGCGTCGGGGCGCTGGGTGATGCCCATCGCGCTGGTGTTCAGTGCCATCTACGCCTGCGGGATCTGGCTGGTGCACGCGCCTGCGGGCTGGTTCGTCGTGGGCCTGGGCCGCAACGGCGTGGAGTACAGCGTACTGATCATCGCCTGCCTGCTGGCCAATGCGTGGGCGCACCGCCCGCGCGCTTCCGTTACGACATGA
- a CDS encoding NAD(P)-dependent oxidoreductase has translation MNLAGKTLFITGASRGIGLAIALRAARDGANVAIAAKSSVPNPKLPGTIHTAAQAVNEAGGRGLALKCDIREEDDVRAAMAATVDAFGGIDILVNNASAIWLAGALDTPMKRFDLMNQVNARGSFLCAQAALPYLKQAANPHILTLAPPPSLDPKWWAPHTGYTLAKMGMSFVTLGLAGEFGPQGIAVNALWPRTIIATDALNMIPGVEIPRCRTPQIVADAAHAVLSRPAVGFHGRFLIDEDVLREAGVTDFAPYAVDASQPLLPDLFVDP, from the coding sequence ATGAACCTGGCAGGCAAGACCCTCTTCATCACCGGCGCCTCGCGCGGCATCGGCCTAGCCATCGCGCTGCGCGCGGCGCGCGACGGCGCCAACGTGGCTATCGCCGCCAAGTCGTCGGTGCCCAATCCCAAGCTGCCGGGCACCATCCACACCGCCGCGCAGGCGGTGAACGAAGCGGGCGGCCGAGGGCTGGCGCTGAAGTGCGACATCCGCGAAGAGGACGACGTGCGTGCCGCGATGGCGGCGACGGTGGATGCCTTCGGCGGTATCGACATCCTGGTCAACAACGCCAGTGCGATCTGGCTGGCCGGCGCGCTGGACACCCCCATGAAGCGCTTCGACCTGATGAACCAGGTCAATGCGCGCGGCAGTTTCCTCTGCGCGCAGGCCGCGTTGCCCTACCTGAAGCAGGCCGCCAATCCGCACATCCTGACGCTGGCGCCGCCGCCGTCGCTGGATCCCAAATGGTGGGCGCCCCATACCGGCTACACGCTGGCGAAGATGGGCATGAGCTTCGTCACGCTGGGGCTGGCCGGTGAGTTCGGACCGCAGGGCATCGCGGTGAATGCGCTGTGGCCGCGCACCATCATCGCCACCGATGCGTTGAACATGATCCCCGGCGTGGAGATCCCGCGCTGCCGCACGCCGCAGATCGTCGCCGACGCGGCGCATGCAGTGCTGTCGCGGCCGGCCGTGGGGTTCCATGGCCGGTTCCTGATCGACGAAGACGTGCTGCGTGAGGCCGGCGTCACCGACTTCGCGCCTTACGCAGTCGATGCCTCGCAGCCGCTGCTGCCGGACCTGTTCGTCGATCCGTGA
- a CDS encoding phosphotransferase, giving the protein MEIAALKADSFGRIALMRDARGVFVRRDLSASPWWLRFPAWRLARREARAIGQLDGLEATPQLLGWDGVRLDRSYLEGAAMYQKPPRGDLAYFRAARRLLQQVHRRGIAHNDLAKEANWLVLSDGRPAVIDFQLAVRGHPRSRWMRLLAREDLRHLLKHKRTYCPESLTPVERRVLKRHSWVRDAWFRTGKPVYRFVTRRLLKWEDNEGQGPKP; this is encoded by the coding sequence ATCGAGATCGCCGCATTGAAGGCCGACAGCTTCGGTCGCATCGCCCTGATGCGCGATGCGCGCGGGGTGTTCGTGCGGCGCGATCTGTCCGCATCGCCATGGTGGTTGCGCTTCCCGGCGTGGCGCCTCGCGCGCCGCGAGGCCCGTGCCATCGGCCAGCTGGATGGCCTGGAGGCCACCCCGCAGCTGCTGGGGTGGGATGGCGTGCGGCTGGACCGCAGCTATCTGGAAGGCGCCGCGATGTACCAGAAGCCGCCGCGTGGCGACCTGGCGTACTTCCGCGCCGCCCGCCGATTGCTGCAGCAGGTGCATCGCCGTGGTATCGCCCACAACGACCTGGCCAAGGAAGCCAACTGGCTGGTGCTGTCCGATGGCCGCCCCGCGGTGATCGATTTCCAGCTGGCGGTGCGCGGGCATCCCCGCTCGCGCTGGATGCGCCTGCTGGCCCGTGAAGACCTGCGCCACCTGCTGAAGCACAAGCGCACCTATTGTCCGGAATCGCTCACGCCGGTCGAACGGCGCGTGCTGAAGCGCCACTCGTGGGTGCGCGACGCCTGGTTCCGCACCGGCAAGCCGGTGTACCGGTTCGTGACCCGCAGGCTGTTGAAGTGGGAAGACAACGAGGGGCAGGGCCCCAAACCGTGA